The Halostagnicola kamekurae sequence GGGCGACCGAAGCCGTCGTCCTCGCGCTCTCGAGTCTGCTCATCGACCAGAAGCTCTCGAACGATCCGACCTACGACCGGATCAAGGAGACGCCACTAATTTTGGGGATGGACGAGGCGCACAACTTCCTGACCGACGCCGACAGCGTGCAGGCGGGGAAGGTCATCCGCAAGTTTACCGAGGCGGCGAAGCAGGGCCGAAAGGAGCGACTCGGCCTCTTTCTCATCACGCAGGACCCACAGGACATCGACGACGCGGTCTTCAAACAGATCAACACGACCGTCGTCCTCAACCTCGGCGACGAGGACGCCATCAAGAGCGTGAACATCCCGAGCAACCTCGAGTCGAAAGTGCCCTACATGGAGAAGGGCCAGATGGTCGTCTACTCCCCCGACAATTCGGAGCCGGTCGAACTGATCGGCCTCTCGAAGTGTCTCACCAGACACGGACGGGATTGATCGTCACCTGTTCGCGACGGCTGTTCGAACCCGGTACCGGAACGGGAGGACGAAACGGGCTCGAGAACGTCCGTTCAGCAGAAGTTCTGCGTGGCGAACACCTGATCGGTATCAGTGACGTGAATGCCGATTCCCTGATTCTCCCAGTGGTCGGCGAGGAGGTTCTCCTTGTGACCCGGTGAATTCATCCATTGTTCGGCGATACCGTAGCCGAGTTCTCGCTCGTCTTCGTAGTGTACGATGGTCCCGTCGCCCGTATTGACCGGCGTGTCGTACCACGTCTGTGCGATGTTCTCGCCGCCGGTGTACCCGTTCACGCTGCATTCGTATCCCGCATCCGCGTACCTGTCAGTGAACGCGTTTCCATCCGGGTCAACGTGGGAGAAGTAGCCGCGATCGGCCATGTCTTCGCTGTGTTCCTGTGCGACGTTTCGGAGTTCGCTGTCGAACTCGAGTTCGTCTGCGCCGTCTGCAGTGCGTTCCTCGTTCACCGCCTCGTGGACGTACTGCTCGACGGCAGTTATGTTGATATCACCGCTTTCGCTGCTATCGACTTCTCCCGTGTCGTTCGTGGCCGTACTCGAGGCGGGTACTGCGGCCGCGGTACCGATCAGACCCAGAACGAGCATCGCCGTGACTGCCGTGATAGCTACCGATCTTGTGAGTCGCTTCATTCACATCGTAACTCGGTATTGATTGTAATAATAATAGCGGATGAAAATTATAAAAAGACAATCACTATGTTTGATGAACAGTATCGGACCTGACATTCGAGTCGTCGTTTCTGTGCGGTTTCGAACGGCTGCTCGAGACGGCGACCTGCCGCGAGGTCGAACAGCGATCGGCTAGGTCGATTGCAGGAGTACTCGCTCGAAGAACTCCCCGACCTCGCTCGCGATTTCGTCGTGTTTCCCGAGAAAGAAGTGATCGCCGGACAGCCCGACTGCCTCATCGCCGCGCTCGTTCGCGCGCTCGACGACCGGTTCCCAGTCGACGGTGGTATCTCGCTCACCGTACAGCACCTGAACGGGTAGTTGGGCTTTCTCGAGTCCCTTGAGTGCATCACGAGTATCCGAAAGTTGTGCGGTCGGAGCGAGAACCGAGACGCCGTCGCATTCGGCCTCGGAGGCCGTGATCAGCGCCAGCGTCGCCCCGAAGCTGTAGCCGAAGACGCCGACTCGCTCGTATCGTTCGTCCGCCCAGCG is a genomic window containing:
- a CDS encoding CAP domain-containing protein; amino-acid sequence: MKRLTRSVAITAVTAMLVLGLIGTAAAVPASSTATNDTGEVDSSESGDINITAVEQYVHEAVNEERTADGADELEFDSELRNVAQEHSEDMADRGYFSHVDPDGNAFTDRYADAGYECSVNGYTGGENIAQTWYDTPVNTGDGTIVHYEDERELGYGIAEQWMNSPGHKENLLADHWENQGIGIHVTDTDQVFATQNFC
- a CDS encoding alpha/beta hydrolase, with amino-acid sequence MSDVLIPGGRDVRGTLEEPAFSDQAGERAPNAVVVACPPHPQQGGSRSDQRLRAVSDALLEAGIACLRFDYGPWDEGYGEREDVRNAVRWADERYERVGVFGYSFGATLALITASEAECDGVSVLAPTAQLSDTRDALKGLEKAQLPVQVLYGERDTTVDWEPVVERANERGDEAVGLSGDHFFLGKHDEIASEVGEFFERVLLQST